A stretch of the Elephas maximus indicus isolate mEleMax1 chromosome 3, mEleMax1 primary haplotype, whole genome shotgun sequence genome encodes the following:
- the LOC126073657 gene encoding small proline-rich protein 2E-like — protein MSYYQQQCKQPCLPPLVVCPPKCPEPCPPVCCLPPPCPPVCCPPPCPPPPCQQKCPPVLPPQPCQQKCVPKIK, from the exons ATGTCTTACTATCAGCAGCAGTGCAAGCAGCCCTGCTTGCCACCTCTTGTGGTGTGCCCACCTAAGTGCCCTGAGCCTtgcccacctgtgtgttgccTTCCTCCaccatgcccacctgtgtgttgccctcctcc ttgTCCTCCTCCGCCATGCCAGCAGAAATGCCCTCCTGTGCTGCCACCTCAACCCTGCCAGCAGAAGTGTGTACCCAAAATCAAGTAA